One genomic window of Branchiostoma floridae strain S238N-H82 chromosome 4, Bfl_VNyyK, whole genome shotgun sequence includes the following:
- the LOC118413088 gene encoding polycystic kidney disease protein 1-like 2 isoform X5 translates to MRTRRHEMSLFCDTPTFCRKRWQLFTLLFVVALLAVSIQSQLQVPLCYDAPDKSCTCHTGTNTGVPCTTCVCEHQLLQLQTLCAGFTCPAALTQASCVDDGTAVVSACTIHAVLFEGPRPRADRLVFQRKYGFKFTSDVAAECTNGDPTIARQWTLYRLDETQTPAALTVESVLVPSTATEFVIPGNAVPTGEYLLQLEMTVTETSGVKHTYVEQTWLEVVQQALVAYISGGSRQVVPADDYTMVAGNSWDPELIVNSASFTYTWTYEILQESTNDPCTGYLSLTDSWRDWNNGLGQQCDGLTFTPGWYRVEGAAGNSLLDQDPLSMGKCSTTLGWYMVEPPPVLSQGDVCRKMCGYFNGDPCFLSIDVMAKACPGNYYVYFLPYGRFCDTAYCTITKGVIDVSGTTSETEAPEDHVCHHFESADSARRLFGLEGTIIQHTVQVSYPGRLPGTYITITELGPPGSSLFITCWTNCNPVRNLAWEQTVLEAETTMTGSIVWTVPVLPAGAPAIDWATQTAAGTDTGPVLRVLPDTFVVAGDYTFRATLFVGGVATAYYAEYSSSVVVKPNDGSITCQIEPNDLIPLTPACITCSAFPYDFHPVNYEFQWWKAGGAVAAVAFPRTPAVALPAFVSPYSGLAHYSLNTLLPPGRINFRVRITSVDGIDYNKDFDIVVIPRNTPASVWAPPLLNGPDSAFRRKLNRGDRAGAAQLAGAIAGVGTELAKSDPDAATELIGTVLDHLDEIDTSNDLAAQKAVLSALAVAAGDPDLLTPAAAVGAASKTLSVLRDLKDQVAAGLTTVADVNVACAAAFVASGGALKAAARAAAEDHSLGLVYSEKLQANKDVAESAFRTIDVMDDIYLNYMMTAPDITGPPWPPAMISISQLELRIQREECGDSSNSAFRAGDDTPVIFGAPSVADLMDGCSGNSNVTGVSIIHAGFNPFEYSNNSQLVEGEVIGLNSKRGEATNHVAGLGTPIDMIIRRRDNFTGDIMLGWNIGSAYVGNVTVVPFLVRYSGSSLHINIRHNYTDPPPVVHLFLRKEDPPTPEVYNWTVTLPTPQADLFTIPAGNDTVTASPYSWLVEPPEIDITEDDVVNKTLFFLGIQFEDGEDAATHLNFSVDVMETLCVYFGDEWGNQEDHLWHDDGCRPGPLSNSTHMHCRCDHLTKFTGVVAPNPINFAEVFTKDILQNPIGLILVLVVFLLYLLAVLWARKADRRDLTKVGVAPPQGHILNPDPWCQYVVTLYTGFKGGAGTTASVWINLFGDYGRTGPIALQDENRPLFEEGSVDSFLVSSRNIIGMIHVIHVWHDNTGYSPEWYLSQIVVQEKATDRIVYFMCNRWFAVGEDDGKIERLIPVASPEEMTEFVNLFRSKTSRDVNDSHLWFSVKGRPARSPFTRVQRLSCCLTLLYSTMVTNIMFFGQGDNFDPPEKIQIAGVEMDPPIDLPKLMISLQSAAIIMPVNLLIVFFFRNARRKPKAKDRKINKRNSEEEHAAMPDRSESWMLAALAEPVDKKKTVDNQNQLLSTSPSVQTASQEPILMYSLGLERTFAFNSKSVMANKSQSSPKKSKDKKSKKSKDEDESSLKSLEAHKEQHNAHPKEEEGGVRWWSVCIGWLLVWSASFVAAFFTVLYTLSFGRPKAEAWCIAFVTSFLSDLIVVQPVKLVVVAVVFALFLKSPVTEENPEPVPLCKDEEYLPSKRDRLPVVTRPPDKAELSEARLKKLEDKKRRSAIIEVWLFVIFVLVVTMIAYNEKDPMAFHMNESVKNSLLYETEELTFEEVADVESFWTWLQAGLIPTLYHNAWYNGRVNPAPVIMGNGKSWLVGAAAIRQVRLEPELPCEVPEQMQTYGKRCVLSFSLTDMDTANYSTGWQNSSISNNTDSEEMLKPWVYTFASLTDGFPTFGEHGSYIGGGYSTSLDPSVLFSNQTREELLQDGGWLDENTRAVMESS, encoded by the exons ATGAGGACTCGGAGACACGAGATGTCACTCTTTTGTGACACCCCAACATTCTGTAGGAAACGCTGGCAACTCTTCACACTTTTATTCG TGGTTGCCCTCCTGGCGGTCAGCATCCAGTCACAGCTGCAGGTTCCCCTCTGCTATGATGCCCCAGACAAGTCCTGCACCTGTCACACCGGGACTAATACAGGTGTGCCCTGTACCACCTGTGTATGTGAGCACCAACTGCTCCAACTGCAAACACTTTGTGCAG GATTCACCTGCCCTGCAGCGCTGACCCAGGCGTCATGTGTGGATGATGGCACGGCTGTAGTCAGTGCGTGTACCATTCACGCTGTGCTGTTCGAGGGGCCGAGACCAAGGGCTGACAGGCTGGTGTTTCAGAGAAAGTATGGCTTCAAGTTCACCAGTGATGTTGCAGCGGAATGCACCAATGGAGATCCAACTATAGCTCGGCAAtggacactgtacag GCTGGATGAAACACAGACGCCAGCTGCCCTGACTGTCGAGTCTGTTCTTGTCCCTAGTACTGCAACTGAGTTTGTTATTCCTGGGAACGCAGTGCCCACTGGGGAATATTTGTTACAG CTGGAAATGACTGTAACAGAGACCTCTGGTGTGAAGCACACCTACGTGGAGCAGACCTGGCTGGAGGTGGTTCAGCAGGCGCTGGTTGCCTACATCAGCGGGGGGTCCAGGCAAGTTGTGCCTGCAGACGACTACACCATGGTAGCTGGTAATTCATGGGACCCTGAGCTCATTGTGAACAGTGCCTCATTCACATACACTTGGACATATGAGATACTTCAGGAATCAACAAATG ACCCCTGCACTGGATACCTCTCCCTGACAGACTCTTGGCGTGACTGGAACAATGGGCTGGGCCAGCAGTGTGATGGGCTGACTTTTACACCAGGCTGGTACCGTGTGGAGGGAGCAGCTGGAAACAGTCTGCTCGACCAGGACCCACTTTCAATGGGAAA GTGCAGTACTACACTTGGATGGTACATGGTGGAGCCCCCTCCCGTCCTATCTCAGGGCGATGTGTGCAGGAAAATGTGTGGCTACTTCAACGGAGACCCTTGCTTCCTTAGCATTGACGTCATGGCTAAGGCTTGTCCTGGGAACTACTACGTCTATTTCCTTCCTTATGGCCGCTTTTGTGATACAGCCTACTGCACAA TAACCAAAGGAGTCATTGATGTCTCCGGTACCACCTCTGAGACCGAAGCACCTGAGGATCATGTATGCCATCATTTCGAGTCAGCGGATTCAGCTCGTCGCTTGTTTGGTCTGGAGGGTACGATCATCCAGCACACTGTGCAGGTCTCCTACCCAGGACGTTTGCCTGGGACGTACATAACAATCACAGAGCTTGGTCCACCAGGATCCAGTCTCTTTATCAC ATGCTGGACCAACTGCAACCCTGTCAGGAATCTGGCATGGGAACAGACTGTACTGGAGGCTGAGACCACCATGACGGGCAGTATTGTCTGGACCGTGCCAGTGTTGCCGGCAGGGGCACCCGCGATCGACTGGGCCACACAGACTGCAGCTGGAACTGACACAGGGCCTGTACTCAGGGTCCTGCCTGATACATTTGTG GTGGCAGGGGATTACACCTTCCGGGCAACTCTTTTCGTTGGTGGTGTAGCAACAGCATACTATGCAGAGTACAGCAGCTCTGTTGTAGTCAAACCCAACGATGGTTCTATTACCTGTCAGATAGAGCCAAACGATCTGATTCCACTGACACCCGCCTGCATTACTTGTTCAG CATTTCCGTATGACTTCCACCCTGTAAACTACGAGTTTCAGTGGTGGAAAGCTGGTGGTGCAGTGGCTGCTGTTGCATTCCCAAGAACTCCTGCAGTGGCTTTGCCAGCATTCGTATCCCCCTACAGTGGCCTG GCTCACTACAGTCTGAACACCCTGTTGCCGCCTGGGAGGATCAACTTCCGAGTCAGGATAACCAGCGTGGACGGTATTGACTACAATAAGGATTTTGACATTGTG GTCATCCCACGAAATACTCCAGCCTCTGTTTGGGCACCGCCCCTTCTGAATGGACCTGACAGCGCTTTCCGAAGAAAGCTGAATCGAGGGGACAGAGCTGGTGCAGCCCAGCTGGCAGGTGCCATTGCTGGGGTGGGAACAGAGCTGGCAAAGTCAGACCCAGATGCGGCAACAGAG CTGATTGGGACTGTGCTTGATCATTTGGATGAGATCGACACCAGCAATGACCTCGCTGCTCAGAAGGCGGTACTCAGCGCCCTGGCAGTCGCAGCGGGTGATCCAGACTTGCTCACACCTGCTGCTGCA GTGGGGGCAGCAAGCAAGACTCTTTCTGTGTTAAGAGACTTGAAGGACCAGGTGGCTGCAGGGCTGACAACAGTTGCTGATGTCAACGTAGCATGTGCAGCAGCATTTGTGG CTTCGGGTGGAGCCTTGAAAGCAGCTGCGAGGGCCGCTGCAGAAGATCACAGCCTGGGACTTGTGTATTCTGAGAAACTTCAGGCA AACAAAGATGTGGCAGAGTCAGCATTTCGTACCATTGAcgtcatggatgacatctacctCAACTACATGATGACTGCTCCTGACATTACTGGCCCTCCCTGGCCGCCCGCTATGATCAGTATATCACAGCTAGAACTCCGGATTCAAAGAGAGGAGTGTGGAGATTCCTCCAACAG tgcatttcgtgcaggAGATGACACCCCCGTCATCTTTGGTGCTCCTAGTGTAGCTGACCTGATGGACGGATGTAGTGGAAATTCAAATGTGACTGGTGTGAGC ATCATCCATGCTGGATTCAATCCATTTGAGTACTCCAACAACTCTCAACTGGTGGAAGGTGAGGTCATAGGTCTCAACTCCAAGAGGGGTGAAGCCACTAACCATGTGGCCGGCCTGGGAACACCTATTGACATGATCATCAGACGACGTGACAACTTCACTGGGGATATTATGCTGGGGTGGAACATTGGTTCAGCATACGTTGGCAATGTGACG GTAGTGCCTTTTCTGGTGAGGTACAGTGGCAGCTCCCTTCACATCAACATCAGACACAACTACACCGATCCCCCACCGGTGGTCCACCTCTTCCTTCGGAAGGAAGACCCACCCACCCCCGAGGTGTACAACTGGACTGTCACCCTGCCGACTCCCCAGGCAGACCTGTTCACCATCCCTGCAGGAAACGACACGGTAACAGCCAGTCCCTATAGCTGGCTTGTGGAGCCGCCAGAGATTGACATAACGGAAGATGATGTGGTCAACAAGACTCTGTTTTTCCTGG GAATCCAGTTTGAGGATGGAGAAGATGCTGCCACACACCTTAACTTCTCTGTGGATGTGATGGAGACCCTGTGTGTGTACTTTGGTGATGAGTGGGGGAATCAGGAAGACCATCTCTGGCATGATGATGGTTGCAGG CCTGGACCCCTGTCCAATTCTACCCACATGCACTGTCGTTGCGACCACCTCACCAAATTTACAGGTGTGGTGGCTCCAAATCCCATCAACTTTGCTGAGGTGTTTACCAAGGACATACTTCAG AACCCCATTGGATTGATCCTGGTCCTGGTGGTTTTCCTGTTGTATCTTCTGGCAGTCCTTTGGGCCAGAAAGGCGGACAGAAGGGATCTGACTAAG GTTGGTGTTGCTCCACCACAAGGTCACATCCTGAACCCTGACCCCTGGTGTCAATATGTGGTCACCCTCTACACAGGATTTAAAGGAGGAGCTGGGACAACTGCATCG GTGTGGATTAATCTGTTTGGAGACTATGGACGGACTGGACCAATAGCGCTGCAAGACGAGAATCGTCCACTTTTTGAAGAGGGCAGTGTTGACTCCTTCCTGGTGTCGTCACGTAACATCATCGGGATGATTCATGTCATCCATGTTTGGCACGACAACACAGGCTACAGCCCAGAATG GTACCTGAGTCAGATTGTGGTTCAGGAGAAAGCTACAGACAGGATCGTCTACTTCATGTGTAATAG GTGGTTTGCTGTCGGCGAGGATGATGGGAAGATTGAACGCCTCATCCCCGTAGCCAGCCCCGAAGAGATGACAGAATTTGTCAATCTTTTCCGGTCCAAGACCTCAAG AGACGTAAACGACAGCCATCTGTGGTTCTCTGTGAAAGGACGCCCTGCCCGAAGCCCCTTCACCCGTGTCCAGCGCCTGTCCTGCTGCCTGACGCTCctgtacagcacaatggtcaccaacatcatgttcttcggACAAGGAGACAACTTTGACCCACCAGAAAAGATCCAGATTGCAGGGGTTGAAATGGATCCACCAATTGATCTCCCTAAA CTGATGATCAGCCTGCAGAGTGCTGCCATCATCATGCCTGTCAACCTCCTCATCGTCTTCTTCTTCAGGAATGCCAGGAGGAAACCAAAGGCAAAAGACAGGAAGATCAATAAGAGGA ATTCTGAAGAAGAGCATGCAGCAATGCCTGACAGAAGTGAATCCTGGATGCTAGCTGCATTGGCCGAGCCTGTggacaagaagaaaacagtgGACAACCAGAACCAATTACTCTCAACATCTCCATCAGTCCAGACTGCATCGCAAGAACCCATCTTGATGTATTCCTTAGGACTAGAGAGGACATTTGCATTTAACTCGAA aTCAGTGATGGCAAATAAAAGCCAGAGTTCGCCCAAAAAATCTAAAGACAAAAAATCCAAGAAATCTAAAGATGAAGATGAAAGTAGCTTGAAAAGTCTTGAGGCCCACAAAGAACAACATAATGCTCATCCTAAAGAAGAGGAAGGTGGTGTGCGATGGTGGTCTGTTTGCATTG GCTGGCTCCTGGTGTGGTCAGCTAGTTTTGTTGCAGCCTTCTTCACCGTCCTGTACACACTGTCATTTGGGCGGCCAAAGGCAGAGGCCTGGTGCATCGCCTTTGTCACATCCTTCCTGTCGGACCTCATTGTGGTTCAGCCTGTCAAGCTAGTTGTTGTGGCGGTGGTCTTTGCTCTCTTCCTCAAG TCTCCAGTCACAGAGGAAAATCCTGAGCCTGTTCCACTCTGCAAGGATGAGGAGTACCTGCCAAGCAAAAGAGACAGG CTGCCTGTGGTGACCAGGCCTCCTGATAAAGCAGAGCTATCTGAGGCTAGGTTGAAGAAACTGGAGGACAAGAAAAGGCGCAGCGCAATTATTGAG gtatggttgtTTGTGATCTTCGTGTTGGTGGTGACGATGATTGCGTACAATGAAAAAGATCCAATGGCTTTTCACATGAATGAGTCGGTGAAAAATTCGCTTCTGTATGAAACAGAGGAACTTACATTTGAGGAG gttgcagatgtggAGTCCTTCTGGACATGGCTCCAGGCTGGACTCATCCCAACATTGTACCACAACGCTTGGTACAATGGCAGGGTGAATCCTGCACCAGTCATCATGGGAAATGGGAAGTCCTGGTTAGTGGGGGCTGCTGCCATACGCCAGGTCAGACTGGAACCTG AACTTCCTTGTGAAGTGCCTGAGCAAATGCAAACATACGGCAAACGTTGTGTCCTGAGCTTCTCCCTGACGGACATGGATACAGCCAATTACAGCACTGGCTGGCAAAACAGCAGCATTTCAAACAACACTGATAGTGAGGAGATGCTCAAGCCATGGGTGTACACTTTCGCATCTCTTACTGATG